Genomic DNA from Carnobacterium gallinarum DSM 4847:
TGTTTGTCCGTTGGTTAACTTTGTTATTAAGATAAAATACAGCAGATATACACCTAAGTGAGCTAATGAATAGTAACTAAAACTCCCAGTATCTTTTGGGAGCTGAAAAGCTGTGAACATATTGTTAACGGCCATTCTTCCGATACTTTGAATTACAACTAAATCCACTAAATACGCAAATAAACGCAACCAAAAACCCGCATAAAAATAATTAGGATAGCGATGAAATGGTCGCTTTTCCAAATCATCATTCACTTGCTTTTCTTGCCAATACTGACGTCTCATTTCAGGCGTAAGATGCTCAGGAGCAATTTTTTCTGTATTCTGAATAGGAACTTCTTCTACTTGAGTTTCAGTCTCAACCTTTTCATTTTCTTGATTGAGGAGTTGAAGCTCTAACTCATCTTTCGCCAATTCTTCTTTAAATTCATCCACTTGAAATTGACGAGTTTCAGAATAAGTCTCATCTTCCTCAGCTGGGCTTGGAATTTTGATTCTTCCTGATTGTGTATTTTCGGTAAAATCGATCTTTTTATTTAAAAAGTCTTTAGACATTTACTCACCTCCATACAAGTACATCATTTTAGGTGAATCCACCGTACCAAATTTTTCTAGTAAATTGCTTAATTCTGAAACTGTAT
This window encodes:
- a CDS encoding RDD family protein, which translates into the protein MSKDFLNKKIDFTENTQSGRIKIPSPAEEDETYSETRQFQVDEFKEELAKDELELQLLNQENEKVETETQVEEVPIQNTEKIAPEHLTPEMRRQYWQEKQVNDDLEKRPFHRYPNYFYAGFWLRLFAYLVDLVVIQSIGRMAVNNMFTAFQLPKDTGSFSYYSLAHLGVYLLYFILITKLTNGQTVGKMIFGLRVVCFKEEKLSWGTVIIREGFCRYILSVNIAGFNLFQGLYLVLLFTPQKQHVGDLLSDTSVVSENLVKASKLEAA